One genomic segment of Clavelina lepadiformis chromosome 3, kaClaLepa1.1, whole genome shotgun sequence includes these proteins:
- the LOC143450013 gene encoding cubilin-like — protein sequence MKLVKWILVAIILTHYLATCYACRFQQLVRRRRKNIAYRTRKLRPKMVDCFSSQVGDMYKSWQSIVDFVVLDAKWFKKTEDEICGKAAERNTATCWKESVKQLLRPNSTLLPIAFKCIDIEQRRRKQYKSNQERNGSALFKKTCLQHNSTLDEEYKTCIRSVHDKHFMNLRCIDFDSILGFVEDHWTCDSLIPVSCSPKGGTCYPQKWLRRIPDMVSAGTPLFWSVYDCNNEIFPRPTDENCHHWLPTYGTAETVSTSPGYPDQINHEFDCLYDLQGQANFGLKVKVEVDTESCCDFVTLYRQDRSLLAKLSGNVTRTFEVDYNMGHIFVQYHTDESVASRGFRITRNNVCMYQHMSNDGVMIHAPTYPYPFKPILETFGEEMDCQWLIRASPGGQVYLILHIIKLNICCEQLEIIDGHVSLGNYTIARASEIPLMSRHGSLTIKYKSDSTVSGNGFRASYGTVYHSCGGDYNATVHWQNVTVEQVRDNLQYLERCISRLWSSPGYVITLNISSTSIHKPSDWVEIYDGPTLIQKFTNDTYKYMSSGNRLAISYRPRSTVWSGYQASFKQVLRNEAEMFSSRGQW from the exons ATGAAGCTTGTTAAATGGATTCTtgttgcaattattttgacGCATTATCTTGCAACTTGTTACG CCTGTCGTTTTCAACAACTTGTAAGAAGACGACGAAAGAACATTGCTTACCGAACTCGAAAGCTGAGACCAAAAATGGTTGATTGCTTTTCAAGCCAG GTTGGAGACATGTATAAATCTTGGCAGTCGATCGTAGATTTTGTGGTTCTCGACGCAAAATGGTTTAAGAAAACTGAAGACGAAATATGCGG AAAAGCTGCAGAACGCAACACCGCTACTTGTTGGAAAGAAAGCGTTAAACAATTGCTTCGACCAAATTCAACTTTGTTGCCGATTGCGTTTAAATGCATAGACATAGAGCAAAGAAGACGGAAACAATACAAGTCAAACCAAG AAAGAAACGGTAGTGCCCTTTTTAAGAAGACCTGTCTACAACATAATTCAACTCTAGATGAGGAATATAAGACTTGCATTCGTTCAGTACATGACAAGCATTTTATGAATTTGAGATGCATCGATTTTGATTCTATACTTGGTTTTGTTGAAGATCATTGGACGTGTGACAg CCTAATACCTGTAAGTTGTTCACCGAAAGGTGGTACCTGCTATCCTCAAAAATGGCTCCGACGTATTCCTGATATGGTATCAGCAGGGACGCCACTATTCTGGTCTGTGTATGACTGCAATAATGAGATATTTCCTCGTCCTACAGATG AAAACTGCCATCATTGGTTACCCACCTATGGAACTGCGGAAACAGTGTCAACTTCGCCTGGTTACCCAGATCAGATAAATCATGAATTTGATTGTTTGTATGATCTCCAAGGTCAGGCAAATTTTGGACTGAAAGTAAAAGTGGAAGTTGATACTGAAAGTTGCTGTGATTTTGTTACG CTGTATCGTCAGGATCGAAGCTTGCTTGCAAAACTTTCTGGCAATGTTACAAGAACGTTTGAAGTTGACTACAACATGGGTCATATTTTTGTCCAATACCACACTGATGAGAGTGTGGCAAGCAGAGGTTTTCGAATCACTCGAAATAATG TTTGCATGTATCAACATATGTCAAACGATGGAGTTATGATACACGCCCCGACGTATCCCTACCCATTTAAACCAATCCTGGAAACGTTTGGTGAAGAAATGGATTGTCAATGGTTAATAAGAGCTTCACCTGGCGGACAAGTTTATTTGATACTTCATATTATCAAACTAAATATCTGCTGCGAACAACTCGAA ATAATTGATGGTCATGTAAGTCTTGGAAACTACACTATAGCAAGAGCAAGCGAAATTCCATTAATGTCCAGACACGGAAGTTtgacaataaaatacaaatcagACTCCACTGTCAGTGGTAACGGATTTCGGGCGAGTTATGGCACTG TTTATCACTCCTGTGGTGGTGATTACAACGCTACGGTCCACTGGCAGAATGTCACAGTCGAGCAAGTCCGTGACAACTTGCAATATTTGGAGCGTTGTATTTCTCGCCTTTGGTCTTCTCCTGGCTACGTCATCACACTCAACATTTCTTCAACTAGCATCCACAAACCCTCTGACTGGGTGGAg ATATACGACGGCCCTACACTGATACAAAAGTTTACTAATGATACATACAAATACATGTCGAGTGGAAATCGTTTGGCAATTAGTTATCGTCCTCGCAGCACGGTATGGTCCGGTTATCAGGCTTCATTCAAGCAGG TGCTTCGTAATGAAGCTGAGATGTTCTCTTCTCGAGGCCAGTGGTAG
- the LOC143450261 gene encoding cubilin-like — translation MKVFAEIVLLLILSTCSACRFQQYVSNRRKDISYRTRKLRPKLINCFSSSKLGKMYKSWESIVDFVVLDTEWFTKTEDETCGKAAGRNTPTCWKESVKQLLRPNSTLLQITLKCMKQSRRKKIKQQQETVKDGKMFFRKTCLQQNKILDKKYKKCIQRQRKRNGDDKRSIDFDSILAFVEDHWMCDSSIPGSCTPKGNICQPPSWLRRLPTFLNYMGPLNQPLFYCNNEIFPRLSNEYCKHWLPTFGTRKAVITSPGFPSQINHEFDCVYHLEAQYKFGLKIKVEVDTESCCDFVTLYLKNSTILAELSGNVTRTFEVDSATRDIFVRYNTDESGASKGFRITRNNVCKYQHMANDRVLMIHAPTYAYPREPILQKFGEEMDCQWTITAQADQQVSLYLHRIKMNVSYEQLEILDGSVSLGYYTIAKASEIPVTSQHGSLTIKYHSDSTVSGNGFRASYHPASYSCGGNYNASDSWQNVTVKQKSRVGYYPILCFSQITSSPGYAVILNISSTNRREHQDNWYHYDWVEIYDGPKLLQKFNNETHNYVSSENRLAISYSTHDWKGYGYRAFFKQVPCNVTYNLIGSASMKLASPDYESFPFNIYQRCTYTLLAQPGKKIRMTLRTFSNFGYVQIFNGDMYFGRADRVNKTYRLTSTGSTIQLHYTAPKSHSATSRGFVTTYKQWRSECNFVLVANTSFQRFSSPGYIEDLSASHSLGLSSETCDWIITTSSDKQILLKIFDINLDEKKREALYVYDQMISLGKYSGSRSNLTLVSSSNVVRIRLNRCQLSATKGFVASCKEVVNSGWNDPGAFGGIISSQTMCNSSRCESDEDNFWNLQAGYNFKRIELNIIQLHFNSPTSYLEVMENSKTVAKLEGNFSLPQRFISSKDVLRIYFHSNDGLDQFAGNVTQVCSRELTARSKYKTISFLNRRTPEEVNCRYNFLTSPESRIQIYIFIHLHFFARIQVLDGDNFLYNFQGSYLTAYEEKAVVVLTSTSNTLTILHNMESRSYSSGFSVTYRKLKPSNNPLLPMQVKSKDT, via the exons ATGAAGGTTTTTGCTGAAATTGTGCTATTGCTTATTCTTTCAACTTGCTCTG CTTGCCGTTTTCAGCAATATGTGAGCAATAGAAGAAAGGACATATCTTACCGGACTCGCAAGTTAAGGCCaaaattgattaactgttttTCGAGCAGCAAG TTGGGAAAGATGTATAAATCTTGGGAATCGATCGTCGATTTTGTGGTCCTTGACACGGAATGGTTTACGAAAACTGAAGACGAAACCTGCGG TAAAGCAGCTGGGCGCAACACCCCCACCTGTTGGAAAGAAAGCGTCAAACAATTGCTTCGACCAAACTCAACTCTGTTACAGATTACACTTAAATGCATGAAACAAAGTAGAcggaaaaaaataaagcagCAACAAGAAACAG TGAAGGatggtaaaatgttttttcggAAGACGTGTTTGCAGCAAAATAAGATTTTAgacaaaaaatacaagaaatgtATTCAGCGCCAACGTAAAAGAAATGGTGACGACAAAAGAAGCATTGATTTTGATTCGATACTTGCTTTCGTGGAAGATCACTGGATGTGTGACAG TTCAATTCCGGGAAGCTGTACTCCGAAAGGAAATATTTGCCAGCCTCCCAGTTGGCTTCGACGTTTGCCGACTTTCCTTAACTACATGGGGCCACTAAACCAGCCTTTGTTTTACTGCaataatgaaatatttccCCGTCTTTCAAATG aATACTGTAAGCATTGGTTGCCAACTTTTGGAACCCGAAAAGCAGTCATAACCTCGCCTGGTTTTCCAAGTCAGATAAATCATGAATTTGACTGTGTATATCATCTCGAAGCTCAATATAAGTTTGGACTGAAAATAAAAGTGGAAGTCGATACCGAAAGTTGTTGTGATTTTGTTACG CTTTACCTAAAAAATTCAACCATTCTTGCCGAACTGTCTGGTAATGTAACAAGAACTTTTGAAGTTGATTCCGCCACAAGAGATATTTTTGTCCGATACAACACTGATGAGAGTGGAGCGAGCAAAGGTTTTCGAATTACTCGCAATAATG TATGCAAATACCAACACATGGCAAACGATCGTGTATTAATGATACACGCGCCAACATACGCATACCCGCGTGAACCAATCCTTCAAAAGTTTGGTGAAGAAATGGATTGTCAATGGACAATAACAGCCCAAGCAGACCAACAAGTGTCCTTGTATCTTCacagaataaaaatgaatgtatCTTACGAACAATTGGAA aTACTTGATGGTTCTGTGAGCCTTGGATACTACACGATAGCAAAAGCAAGCGAGATACCCGTGACGTCCCAGCATGGAAGTCTGACGATAAAATATCACTCAGACTCAACTGTAAGCGGGAACGGGTTTCGAGCAAGTTATCACCCAG CATCTTATTCCTGTGGCGGTAATTACAACGCCTCAGACTCTTGGCAGAACGTTACAGTCAAGCAAAAAAGTCGCGTTGGATACTATCCGATTCTGTGCTTTTCTCAAATCACTTCTTCACCGGGCTACGCCGTTATACTCAATATTTCTTCGACAAACCGTCGCGAACATCAGGACAACTGGTATCATTATGACTGGGTAGAA ATCTACGACGGACCAAAACTActgcaaaaatttaacaatgaGACTCACAACTATGTATCGAGTGAAAATCGTTTAGCGATAAGTTACAGTACTCATGACTGGAAAGGATACGGTTATCGggcttttttcaagcaag TTCCATGCAACGTCACTTACAATCTCATCGGTTCCGCTTCGATGAAGCTTGCCTCGCCTGACTACGAAAGCTTTCCTTTCAACATTTACCAACGATGCACTTACACTTTGCTCGCCCAACCTGGCAAGAAGATACGAATGACTTTGAGAACTTTTTCTAACTTCGGATATGTTCAG ATATTTAATGGCGACATGTATTTTGGTCGTGCTGATAGAGTTAATAAGACATATCGACTGACATCTACCGGCAGCACAATCCAGCTTCATTACACAGCACCGAAGTCTCACTCTGCTACTAGTCGCGGTTTCGTGACAACTTACAAACAAT GGAGATCTGAATGTAATTTCGTCTTGGTTGCCAACACTTCTTTTCAACGTTTTTCTTCACCTGGTTACATAGAAGATCTCTCAGCTAGTCATAGTCTTGGACTGTCATCTGAAACATGCGATTGGATAATCACCACTTCTTCCGACAAACAAATCTTACTGAAGATTTTTGACATCAACTTAGATGAGAAAAAACGTGAAGCTTTATAT GTCTACGACCAGATGATAAGTTTGGGCAAATACAGTGGATCAAGATCAAACTTAACCCTTGTATCAAGTTCAAACGTTGTGAGAATACGACTTAATCGTTGTCAATTGTCTGCTACAAAAGGATTCGTTGCGTCATGCAAAGAAG TGGTCAATAGCGGTTGGAATGACCCTGGTGCTTTTGGAGGGATAATTTCATCTCAGACAATGTGCAACTCATCAAGATGTGAAAGTGACGAAGATAACTTCTGGAATTTGCAGGCCGGATATAATTTCAAACGCATTGAGTTGAACATCATACAACTTCACTTCAATAGTCCAACAAGCTATTTGGAG GTAATGGAAAACTCGAAGACAGTTGCCAAGCTGGAAGGTAATTTCAGTCTACCTCAGCGTTTCATATCATCGAAAGATGTTCTTCGAATTTATTTCCATTCAAACGATGGATTGGACCAGTTTGCTGGAAATGTTACACAAG TTTGTAGCCGGGAGCTTACTGCAAGATCCAAGTACAAGACGATTTCATTTCTCAATAGAAGGACACCTGAAGAAGTCAATTGTCGGTACAACTTTCTGACTTCACCAGAATCCCGAATTcaaatatacatttttatcCATCTCCACTTTTTTGCTCGTATACAA GTCTTAGATGGTGACAATTTCCTCTACAATTTCCAAGGATCATATCTTACCGCCTACGAGGAAAAAGCTGTTGTTGTACTGACGTCCACCTCCAACACGCTCACTATTCTTCACAACATGGAGTCACGTTCTTACTCCAGTGGATTTTCAGTCACTTACAGGAAGTTAAAACCTTCTAACAATCCATTGTTACCAATGCAAGTCAAATCGAAAGATACTTGA